A stretch of the Solanum dulcamara chromosome 6, daSolDulc1.2, whole genome shotgun sequence genome encodes the following:
- the LOC129892935 gene encoding probable serine/threonine-protein kinase At1g54610, translating to MGSSHGKSSTIRDQSVEGTLSSDGVETVMAEEKEEILHIRRRKPNPRLGRGVPKGIEGELVSAGWPNWLVAVASEALIGWIPRTPDTFVKMDKIGQGTYSNVYKAHDCILNKVVALKKVRLDNLDPESVKFMAREIIILRRLGDHPNVIKLEGLSISRMSNSLYLVFDCMEYDLKGIQEQKGVKFTEPEIKCYMNQLLKGLDHCHSCGILHRDITTSNLLVNKEGILKVADFGLSTLFDPEQSIPLTSQIVTLWYRPPELLLGSNSYGVGVDLWGVGCVLGELFTGKPIMPGRTEVDQLHKIFKLCGSPSDDFWLQSKLPNAKVFKPIEPYRRILHTAFHDLPASAVGLMDTLLSIKAEYRGTAALALQNEFFTTEPFACDPSSLPRCCSSKKINAKTTETKGSRDRNYARDRRVRAFPAAEANAELKTNRDRRQLLTHSKAQNRLEKTNEYVSGGVLNEGTNSSASFQESRRKEGSKNYTQRYATPNQRAKRKEPIHDIKGKKKWSGPLSDPSDKMQDLLREHDNMILKTATCARLEKGSTAKGNDHDSKGKTNHSSTLTSDQISTLLPDKWTGVEDLQEDHKAWILKDPKILDNQYFGPLPSASKPIDVDRILRAHDQQIQESVERAKQQKKLAKARC from the coding sequence ATGGGTTCCAGTCATGGAAAATCTTCAACTATCAGGGATCAATCAGTTGAAGGCACATTATCTTCAGATGGAGTTGAGACAGTTATGGCAGAAGAGAAGGAAGAAATCCTTCACATCAGGAGACGGAAACCAAATCCAAGACTCGGCCGAGGAGTACCAAAAGGCATAGAAGGTGAACTAGTTTCTGCTGGATGGCCTAATTGGCTTGTTGCAGTAGCTAGTGAAGCTTTAATTGGATGGATTCCAAGAACACCTGATACTTTCGTGAAGATGGATAAGATTGGCCAGGGAACTTACAGTAATGTCTACAAGGCTCATGATTGTATTCTCAATAAGGTTGTTGCTCTGAAGAAGGTTCGTTTGGACAATCTTGATCCTGAGAGTGTCAAGTTTATGGCGAGAGAGATCATCATATTGAGAAGGCTTGGTGATCACCCGAACGTTATCAAATTGGAAGGTTTATCCATCTCAAGAATGTCCAACAGTTTGTACCTTGTTTTTGATTGCATGGAATATGATCTCAAGGGAATTCAAGAACAAAAAGGAGTCAAGTTTACTGAACCTGAGATCAAATGTTACATGAACCAGCTGCTTAAAGGGCTTGATCACTGCCATAGCTGTGGTATCTTGCATCGAGATATAACAACTTCTAACCTGTTAGTTAACAAAGAAGGTATCCTGAAAGTTGCAGATTTTGGGCTGTCAACACTTTTTGATCCAGAACAAAGCATCCCCTTAACTAGCCAGATTGTGACTCTCTGGTATAGGCCACCAGAACTTTTGCTTGGATCAAATTCTTATGGAGTTGGAGTTGATTTATGGGGTGTTGGTTGTGTACTTGGTGAACTATTTACTGGCAAGCCTATTATGCCTGGTAGAACTGAAGTTGATCAATTGCATAAAATCTTCAAGCTCTGTGGTTCTCCATCTGATGATTTTTGGCTACAATCTAAATTGCCTAATGCAAAGGTATTTAAGCCAATAGAGCCTTACAGACGGATTCTTCACACGGCCTTTCATGATCTTCCTGCATCTGCTGTAGGACTAATGGACACTTTACTTTCCATAAAAGCTGAATATCGAGGGACTGCAGCTCTTGCTCTTCAGAATGAATTTTTCACAACAGAACCGTTTGCTTGTGACCCCTCAAGTTTGCCACGATGCTGCTCCAGCAAAAAGATCAATGCAAAAACGACAGAAACCAAGGGGAGTAGGGACCGGAATTATGCACGCGATAGAAGGGTAAGGGCATTTCCAGCAGCTGAAGCTAATGCAGAATTGAAGACTAACAGAGACAGAAGACAACTCCTTACCCATTCAAAAGCCCAGAATAGGCTTGAAAAAACCAATGAATATGTCTCAGGAGGTGTTCTAAATGAAGGAACAAACTCTTCTGCATCTTTTCAGGAGTCCAGAAGAAAAGAGGGATCAAAGAATTATACTCAGAGGTATGCTACTCCTAATCAAAGAGCAAAAAGGAAAGAACCAATTCATGATATCAAGGGAAAGAAGAAGTGGTCAGGTCCACTATCTGATCCATCAGATAAAATGCAGGATTTACTCAGAGAGCATGACAATATGATCCTCAAAACTGCTACGTGTGCGAGGCTTGAGAAGGGATCAACTGCTAAAGGGAATGACCATGACTCTAAGGGAAAGACGAATCATTCATCAACATTGACTAGTGACCAAATTTCTACTCTTTTACCTGACAAATGGACCGGTGTGGAGGACTTACAAGAAGATCACAAGGCATGGATCCTAAAAGATCCTAAAATATTGGACAACCAATATTTTGGTCCACTTCCATCTGCATCAAAACCAATCGATGTGGATAGAATACTTAGAGCGCACGACCAACAGATCCAAGAATCTGTTGAACGTGCCAAGCAACAGAAAAAACTAGCTAAAGCTCGGTGTTGA